A stretch of Myroides oncorhynchi DNA encodes these proteins:
- a CDS encoding succinylglutamate desuccinylase/aspartoacylase family protein → MTILDETIHPGETKTLNLEIARLHTATKLKIPVIVSRAKLDGPTVLLSAGLHGDELNGVDIVRQIVHKGMNVPKRGTIICIPVINIFGFINQTREFPDGRDMNRVFPGSKTGSLAGRFAHYLVTYILPHVDYAIDFHAGGASRFNAPQIRITPENAELEELATIFNPPFLLYSAQISGSFRNACAKKGIKMLLFEGGKSLDINPDVSDMGVEGTKRFLRSFDMLRDQFKIDIPKEEMTVITNSIWVRARRSGLLHDQVKIGAYVEKGAILAEISDPYGQENTLMRAPNAGYVINVNDAPIVYQGDAVFHISKTLKK, encoded by the coding sequence ATGACTATACTAGATGAAACAATACATCCTGGTGAAACCAAGACTTTAAATTTAGAAATCGCGCGGTTACACACCGCTACTAAACTAAAAATACCTGTGATCGTCTCTAGGGCAAAACTAGACGGCCCTACAGTATTACTGTCTGCTGGACTACATGGAGATGAACTAAATGGTGTAGATATCGTACGTCAGATTGTGCATAAAGGAATGAATGTTCCTAAACGTGGTACTATTATTTGCATCCCTGTTATCAACATATTTGGATTCATTAACCAGACAAGAGAATTTCCTGACGGCCGTGATATGAATCGCGTCTTCCCAGGTAGTAAGACAGGTTCATTAGCAGGTAGATTCGCCCATTATCTAGTTACTTATATCTTACCTCATGTAGACTATGCTATAGACTTTCATGCAGGAGGTGCCAGTAGATTTAATGCTCCACAGATACGTATCACTCCAGAAAATGCAGAGTTAGAAGAATTAGCGACTATATTTAATCCTCCATTTCTATTATACTCTGCGCAGATATCAGGATCATTTAGAAATGCCTGTGCCAAAAAAGGGATTAAGATGCTATTATTCGAAGGAGGAAAATCACTAGATATCAACCCTGACGTTTCGGATATGGGAGTAGAAGGAACTAAGCGATTCTTGCGTTCATTTGATATGCTTAGAGATCAATTTAAAATTGACATTCCTAAAGAAGAAATGACAGTAATCACCAACTCTATTTGGGTACGAGCTAGACGCTCTGGGCTATTACACGACCAAGTAAAGATAGGTGCTTATGTCGAAAAAGGTGCTATACTAGCTGAAATATCTGATCCTTACGGACAAGAAAACACACTAATGAGAGCACCAAATGCGGGTTATGTAATCAATGTGAATGACGCACCCATCGTCTATCAAGGAGATGCTGTGTTCCACATCTCAAAAACACTAAAAA
- a CDS encoding addiction module component CHP02574 family protein: protein MIAQLIQDDEGKTTGVFITIEDWEQIKKTYPDIETFDYELPQWQKDILDERIKDLDKPEMLRPISDIFDFID, encoded by the coding sequence ATGATAGCTCAATTAATCCAAGACGATGAAGGTAAAACTACAGGAGTTTTTATCACAATAGAAGATTGGGAACAAATCAAAAAAACTTACCCAGATATTGAGACTTTTGATTATGAGTTACCACAATGGCAAAAAGACATCTTAGATGAACGAATCAAGGACTTAGACAAACCTGAGATGCTACGCCCTATCAGTGATATTTTTGACTTTATTGATTAA
- the uvrC gene encoding excinuclease ABC subunit UvrC, whose translation MQISPSLALQIQTLPDQPGVYQYYDKDDKILYVGKAKNLKKRVSSYFNKIHDNAKTNVLVKKIVTIKHIVVPTETDALLLENNLIKQLQPRYNVLLKDDKSYPWICIKKEPFPRVFTTRRMVKDGSEYFGPYTSIKTVHTLIDLIKELYPLRTCSLDLTTSNIRSGKYKVCLEYHIGNCGGPCEERESDVQYDNKIRAIRDILKGNFKDSLKEFKDYMMELASNMEFEEAQKVKDKIDLLENYQSKSTIVSSKISNVDVFSIISDEGVAYVNFLQVSYGAIIRSHTMELKKKLDETDEELLELAITELRERFHLNSKEIITPFEVEVQEGIHVTVPKLGDKKKLLDLSERNAKYYRIDQLKQIKIVDPERHVNRIMTQMKKDLRMHVEPRHIECFDNSNIQGTNPVAACVVFKDGKPSKKDYRHFNVKTVEGPNDYDSMEEIVHRRYKRVLEEGLPLPDLIVIDGGKGQLGVALKCLDQLGIRGKVSIISLAERLEEIFYPGDSIPLYLDKRSETMKVIINLRDEAHRFGLTFHRNQRSKNAITSELDNITGVGEKTKTTLMNHFKSTKRIKEASQEDLEKVIGKSKGKLVFDFFQVN comes from the coding sequence ATGCAAATTTCACCTTCTTTAGCGTTACAGATACAGACATTACCGGATCAGCCTGGAGTATATCAATACTATGATAAGGATGATAAAATCCTCTATGTAGGGAAGGCAAAGAACCTAAAGAAAAGAGTAAGTTCATACTTTAATAAGATTCACGATAACGCGAAGACGAATGTCTTGGTGAAGAAGATTGTGACGATTAAACATATTGTAGTTCCTACTGAAACAGATGCATTACTGTTAGAGAATAATCTGATTAAGCAACTACAACCTCGCTATAATGTCTTGTTAAAAGACGATAAGAGTTATCCGTGGATATGTATTAAGAAAGAACCCTTTCCGAGAGTGTTTACTACCCGACGTATGGTGAAAGATGGATCTGAATACTTCGGTCCTTATACAAGTATCAAGACAGTACATACGTTGATCGATTTGATTAAGGAGTTATACCCTTTGCGTACCTGTAGTCTTGATTTGACTACAAGTAATATAAGAAGTGGAAAGTATAAAGTGTGTTTAGAATATCATATTGGCAACTGTGGAGGTCCTTGCGAGGAGCGAGAGAGTGATGTGCAATATGATAATAAGATTAGAGCGATTCGAGATATTCTGAAGGGGAATTTTAAAGATAGTCTTAAAGAGTTTAAGGATTATATGATGGAATTGGCATCTAATATGGAATTTGAGGAGGCGCAGAAAGTTAAGGATAAGATAGACTTACTAGAGAATTATCAGTCTAAGTCCACTATCGTTAGCTCTAAGATTAGCAATGTGGATGTGTTCTCTATTATCTCTGATGAAGGAGTGGCTTATGTGAATTTCTTGCAGGTTTCTTATGGAGCTATAATCCGTTCGCATACGATGGAGTTGAAGAAGAAACTAGATGAGACGGATGAAGAGTTATTAGAATTGGCGATTACAGAACTAAGAGAGCGTTTTCACTTAAACTCTAAAGAGATTATTACTCCATTTGAAGTTGAGGTTCAAGAGGGGATACATGTGACTGTACCTAAGTTAGGAGATAAGAAGAAGTTGCTTGACTTATCTGAACGCAATGCAAAGTATTATAGAATAGATCAGTTAAAACAAATCAAAATAGTAGATCCAGAGCGTCATGTGAATCGTATCATGACACAGATGAAAAAAGATTTGCGTATGCATGTGGAGCCTCGCCATATCGAATGTTTTGATAACTCAAATATACAAGGAACTAACCCTGTAGCGGCGTGTGTAGTGTTTAAAGATGGTAAGCCAAGTAAAAAAGATTATCGACACTTTAACGTGAAGACTGTCGAGGGACCTAATGATTATGACTCTATGGAAGAGATCGTGCATCGACGTTATAAGCGAGTGTTAGAAGAGGGGTTGCCTTTACCAGACTTAATCGTGATTGATGGAGGAAAAGGACAGTTAGGTGTAGCCTTAAAATGTCTAGATCAGTTAGGGATAAGAGGGAAAGTTTCTATTATCAGTTTAGCAGAACGATTAGAAGAAATATTTTATCCAGGAGATAGTATTCCTCTTTATCTAGATAAGCGATCAGAGACGATGAAGGTGATTATTAACCTTAGAGATGAGGCACATAGGTTTGGTTTGACCTTTCACAGAAACCAGAGAAGTAAGAATGCAATAACAAGTGAACTTGATAATATTACGGGAGTAGGCGAAAAGACTAAGACTACGCTGATGAATCACTTTAAGTCGACTAAGAGAATCAAGGAGGCTAGCCAAGAGGATTTAGAAAAAGTAATAGGAAAGTCAAAAGGGAAGCTAGTATTTGATTTTTTTCAAGTAAATTAG
- a CDS encoding patatin-like phospholipase family protein, protein MYRLLILSLFSICLVTNSYGAEGEKERPKVGLVLSGGGAKGLAHIGVLKVLEEEGVKVDYIAGTSMGAIVGGLYASGYTASELDSIFNSIDVSALIKDYIPRISKSFYEKKNDEIYALSLPFDNFKIGFPKALSRGMYNYNLMNRLLAHVRHIDDFSKLKIPFLCIATDLETGEGVVLKNGYLPQVILASGAFPSLFAPVEIDGKYLIDGGVVNNYPIDQLREMGADIVIGVDVQDDLKTIKEIQGAPDLLLQISNYSTIRQMKEKLPKTDVYIKPDIVGYTVVSFDEGEPIISRGVDAANKVIVDLKLLGGNKDVAKEHYVPKQSDSIHVSSIDIHGLNRFTRRYVHGKLGFKPNTKISFDQMSEGITQLNGTENFSSMTYRFMADGNKDELDITLVENPVNRYLKLGVHYDALYKAAALVNVTQKNLFTKSDVASLDLALGDNVRYNFNYFIDNGFYWSVGVSSRYNQFNRDLPYQMLVDAVGDSNVIENAPSKFGVDYADLENKLYFQSFYKQKYLLNIGIEHRFLDIRSKTLNVPSARFDRNHYLGGFANVTVDTYDNKYFPRRGFLFKGEYKNFFYSSNSLKNGSYDFENFSTITGQVGYATRITDKLAVDLKSRLGTVIGGLPSLGFGYYLGGYGFADRDNIVSFFGYDLMGIGGNSFITGSITFDYEIFKKHHINLTANYANAGDKIFASSEWFTKTKYSGYAVGYGMQSMIGPIEFKYTYSPDTGSTYAIFSVGFWF, encoded by the coding sequence ATGTATAGATTATTAATACTTTCATTATTTTCTATCTGTTTAGTAACCAATAGTTATGGGGCGGAAGGAGAGAAAGAAAGACCTAAGGTAGGTTTAGTACTTAGTGGAGGTGGTGCTAAAGGATTAGCTCATATCGGGGTGCTAAAAGTACTAGAAGAAGAAGGAGTCAAGGTAGACTATATAGCAGGTACGAGTATGGGGGCGATCGTTGGTGGTCTGTATGCTTCTGGGTATACTGCTTCAGAGTTGGACTCAATTTTTAATAGTATAGATGTATCTGCATTAATTAAGGATTATATACCACGAATCTCAAAATCGTTTTATGAGAAGAAGAATGATGAGATATATGCACTTTCATTGCCATTTGATAACTTTAAGATAGGATTTCCAAAGGCGTTATCTAGAGGAATGTACAACTATAACTTGATGAATAGATTATTAGCCCATGTCCGTCATATAGATGATTTTAGCAAGTTAAAGATTCCTTTTTTATGTATAGCAACTGACCTTGAGACTGGAGAAGGAGTGGTACTTAAGAATGGTTATTTACCTCAAGTTATATTAGCGAGTGGGGCTTTTCCATCGTTATTCGCTCCTGTAGAGATAGATGGGAAGTATCTGATAGATGGTGGTGTAGTGAATAATTATCCTATTGATCAATTGCGTGAAATGGGAGCTGATATAGTCATAGGAGTAGATGTACAAGATGACTTAAAGACAATTAAGGAGATACAAGGTGCCCCTGATTTACTACTTCAGATATCAAATTATTCTACGATTAGGCAAATGAAAGAAAAATTGCCTAAAACAGATGTTTATATTAAACCTGATATTGTAGGCTATACAGTAGTTTCTTTTGACGAAGGTGAGCCTATTATTTCTAGGGGAGTAGATGCAGCGAATAAGGTGATAGTTGATTTAAAATTGTTAGGAGGGAACAAGGATGTAGCAAAGGAGCATTATGTACCTAAGCAGTCTGATTCTATTCATGTATCGAGTATAGATATCCATGGCTTAAATAGATTTACACGTCGATATGTACATGGTAAACTAGGTTTTAAACCCAATACAAAGATTTCTTTCGATCAAATGTCAGAAGGTATAACTCAGCTTAATGGTACAGAGAACTTTAGTAGTATGACGTACCGTTTTATGGCAGATGGGAATAAAGATGAGTTAGATATAACTTTAGTAGAAAATCCTGTTAATCGATATTTAAAGTTAGGAGTGCATTACGATGCTTTGTATAAGGCAGCCGCTTTAGTGAATGTTACACAAAAAAACTTATTTACTAAAAGTGATGTGGCATCTCTAGATTTAGCTTTAGGAGACAATGTTCGCTATAACTTTAATTACTTTATAGATAATGGTTTTTACTGGAGTGTAGGTGTGTCTTCGCGCTATAATCAATTTAACAGAGATTTGCCTTATCAGATGCTTGTGGATGCTGTAGGAGATAGTAATGTCATAGAAAACGCACCATCTAAGTTTGGAGTAGACTATGCTGATTTAGAGAACAAGCTTTATTTTCAATCTTTTTATAAGCAGAAATATTTGTTGAATATAGGTATAGAACATCGTTTCTTAGATATTCGAAGTAAAACATTGAATGTTCCTTCTGCAAGATTTGATAGAAATCATTACTTAGGAGGTTTTGCAAATGTAACTGTGGATACTTATGATAATAAATATTTTCCGAGAAGAGGATTTTTATTTAAAGGAGAATATAAAAACTTTTTTTACTCAAGTAATAGTTTGAAAAATGGTTCTTATGATTTTGAGAACTTTTCGACGATAACAGGACAAGTAGGTTATGCTACTCGTATCACAGATAAACTCGCAGTCGATTTGAAATCTAGATTAGGGACTGTGATAGGAGGTTTGCCAAGTCTTGGATTTGGTTATTATCTAGGAGGTTATGGTTTTGCAGATAGAGATAATATAGTTTCTTTTTTTGGTTATGATTTGATGGGGATAGGTGGAAATTCATTTATAACTGGGAGTATAACTTTTGATTATGAGATTTTTAAAAAACATCATATAAATTTAACGGCTAATTATGCTAATGCAGGAGATAAGATATTTGCAAGTTCCGAATGGTTTACGAAAACAAAGTATTCTGGGTATGCAGTAGGTTATGGTATGCAGAGTATGATAGGCCCTATAGAGTTTAAATATACATATTCTCCTGATACAGGAAGTACATACGCTATATTCTCTGTAGGATTCTGGTTTTAA
- a CDS encoding homogentisate 1,2-dioxygenase, which yields MPLYHHLGKIPPKRHTIFRKENGDLYYEQLFGTIGFDGMSTNMYHEHRPTQVKKILGQYSVAPKIAKANNIQSYRLRGFQVNPEDDYLDSRKAVLTNSDCTIVLAAPKKSMKEYFYKNTDSDELLFIHKGTGTLRTMLGNLTFKYGDYLLIPRGIIYQIDFDTEDNRLFIVESRRPIYTPKRYRNWFGQLLEHSPFCERDIRRPAVLETHNEEGDFLIKVRKQDEIFDMVYATHPFDVVGYDGYNYPYAFSIHDFEPITGRIHQPPPVHQTFETDAFVICSFVPRLYDYHPDSIPAPYNHSNIDSDEVLYYVDGDFMSRNDIEAGHISLHPAGIPHGPHPGAAERSIGKTETQELAVMVDTFKPLMVTEEAMKIADEKYYQSWLEPEK from the coding sequence ATGCCTTTGTATCACCATTTAGGGAAAATTCCCCCTAAGCGTCATACCATATTTCGAAAGGAAAATGGGGACTTGTATTATGAGCAATTGTTTGGAACTATTGGTTTTGACGGTATGTCAACTAATATGTATCACGAACATCGACCAACTCAAGTAAAGAAAATTTTAGGACAATATAGTGTTGCTCCTAAAATAGCAAAAGCCAATAATATTCAATCATACCGTTTACGTGGATTTCAAGTTAATCCAGAAGATGATTATTTAGATAGTCGAAAAGCCGTTTTAACAAATAGTGATTGTACTATTGTGTTAGCTGCTCCTAAAAAGTCAATGAAGGAATATTTTTATAAAAACACAGATTCTGACGAGTTACTGTTTATTCATAAAGGTACAGGAACACTTAGGACAATGCTAGGTAATTTGACTTTTAAGTATGGAGATTATTTGTTGATTCCTCGTGGGATTATCTATCAAATAGACTTTGATACTGAAGATAACAGATTGTTTATCGTTGAGTCTAGAAGGCCTATTTATACTCCAAAACGATATCGAAACTGGTTTGGTCAGTTATTAGAACATTCTCCATTTTGTGAGCGTGATATTCGCCGTCCAGCAGTTTTAGAAACACATAATGAAGAAGGGGATTTCTTGATTAAAGTTAGAAAGCAAGATGAGATATTCGATATGGTCTATGCTACACACCCTTTTGATGTAGTGGGATATGATGGTTACAACTATCCGTATGCATTTTCTATTCACGATTTCGAACCAATTACAGGGCGTATTCACCAACCGCCTCCTGTACATCAGACTTTCGAAACAGATGCTTTCGTTATTTGTTCATTTGTGCCTAGACTATATGATTATCATCCAGATTCGATACCTGCGCCTTATAATCATAGTAATATAGATAGTGATGAGGTATTGTATTATGTAGACGGAGACTTTATGAGTCGTAATGACATTGAGGCAGGACATATATCACTACATCCAGCAGGTATTCCTCATGGCCCTCATCCAGGTGCAGCAGAAAGATCAATTGGAAAGACTGAAACACAAGAATTAGCTGTTATGGTGGATACATTCAAACCCTTAATGGTGACAGAAGAGGCGATGAAAATAGCAGATGAGAAATATTATCAATCTTGGTTAGAACCAGAGAAGTAA
- the hppD gene encoding 4-hydroxyphenylpyruvate dioxygenase, whose product MSKEVKSVEFGLEKIFEGAQDFLPLLGTDYVEFIVGNAKQAAHFYKTAFGFQSLAYAGLETGVRDRASYVLVQDKIRIVLTTPLTAESDLNNHIVKHGDGVKVVALWVEDARKAYEETTSRGAKSYMEPVVEKDEFGEVVRAGIYTYGETVHMFVERKNYTGTFLPSFKKWESDYNPSSVGLKYVDHMVGNVGWNEMNTWVKWYEDVMGFVNFLSFDDKQINTEYSALMSKVMSNGNGRIKFPINEPAEGAKRSQVEEYLDFYNGSGIQHIAVATDDIIKTVAAMKNRGVEFLSAPPQAYYDMIPTRLGVHMDMMKEDINELQKLGIMIDADEEGYLLQIFTKPVEDRPTLFFEIIQRMGARGFGAGNFKALFESIEREQEKRGTL is encoded by the coding sequence ATGAGTAAAGAAGTAAAGTCTGTAGAGTTTGGACTGGAAAAAATATTTGAAGGAGCACAGGATTTCTTGCCTTTATTAGGAACCGATTATGTAGAGTTCATAGTAGGAAATGCAAAACAAGCAGCACATTTTTATAAAACGGCATTTGGGTTTCAATCTTTAGCTTATGCAGGATTAGAAACAGGTGTTAGAGATCGTGCCTCTTATGTACTGGTACAAGATAAAATAAGAATTGTATTAACCACTCCACTTACTGCAGAGTCAGATTTGAATAACCATATCGTAAAACATGGAGATGGTGTAAAAGTGGTGGCGTTATGGGTAGAAGATGCACGTAAAGCTTATGAAGAAACTACTAGTCGTGGAGCGAAATCATATATGGAGCCTGTAGTTGAAAAAGATGAGTTTGGCGAGGTAGTTCGTGCAGGGATTTACACTTATGGGGAGACTGTGCATATGTTTGTAGAACGCAAAAATTACACGGGAACATTCTTGCCAAGTTTTAAGAAGTGGGAAAGTGATTATAATCCTTCATCAGTAGGTTTGAAATACGTTGACCATATGGTAGGTAATGTGGGGTGGAATGAGATGAACACTTGGGTAAAGTGGTATGAGGATGTGATGGGATTCGTTAATTTCTTGTCTTTTGATGACAAGCAAATTAATACAGAATATTCAGCTTTAATGAGTAAAGTAATGTCTAATGGAAATGGTAGAATTAAGTTTCCAATCAATGAACCAGCTGAAGGAGCAAAAAGATCACAAGTAGAGGAATATCTGGATTTTTATAATGGATCAGGTATACAACATATAGCTGTAGCAACAGATGATATTATTAAAACTGTGGCAGCAATGAAGAATAGAGGTGTTGAGTTTTTATCTGCACCTCCCCAAGCTTATTATGATATGATCCCTACACGTCTAGGTGTACACATGGATATGATGAAAGAGGATATTAATGAACTTCAGAAATTAGGTATTATGATAGATGCGGATGAAGAGGGGTATCTATTACAGATATTTACTAAGCCTGTGGAAGATCGTCCTACGTTGTTTTTTGAAATTATTCAGCGTATGGGAGCTCGAGGTTTTGGTGCGGGGAACTTTAAAGCGCTTTTTGAATCAATCGAGAGAGAGCAAGAAAAAAGAGGAACACTTTAG